The Candidatus Methylomirabilota bacterium genome contains a region encoding:
- the ftsZ gene encoding cell division protein FtsZ, which yields MPFHLEEAPRKTAKIKVVGVGGGGSNAVNRMAISAMMGVEFIVVNTDAQALESSPVERKVQIGEKLTKGLGAGSNPDIGRKAAIEDTDKILSLLEGADMVFVTAGLGGGTGTGGTPIIANLAKEIGVLAVGVVTKPFQFEGKVRLAQAERGLQELRQKVDTLITIPNQHLLALAEETTTFLEAFKLADDVLRQAVQGISDLIVVPGLINVDFADVRTIMSERGLAMMGTGYAVGEDCAVEATQRAINSPLLENVSIAGARGVLLNITGGPDLCIHEVGQVGQMIYEAADPDAHIIFGAVIDERMNREVRVTVIATGFDQEHARVAEETKIADLKAYANANKVGERPAYLRRRAGKGEGIPAQLTLQEMEGDELDIPT from the coding sequence ATGCCGTTTCATTTAGAAGAGGCGCCTCGGAAGACAGCCAAAATTAAAGTCGTCGGTGTGGGAGGGGGAGGCTCGAATGCGGTCAACCGTATGGCAATCTCCGCGATGATGGGGGTAGAGTTCATCGTTGTCAATACCGACGCCCAAGCCCTGGAGTCCTCGCCTGTCGAAAGGAAGGTGCAGATCGGCGAGAAGCTCACCAAGGGATTGGGGGCGGGGTCGAATCCCGATATCGGGCGCAAGGCAGCCATCGAAGATACCGACAAGATCTTGAGCCTCTTGGAGGGGGCGGATATGGTCTTCGTGACTGCCGGGCTCGGCGGGGGGACCGGAACGGGGGGAACTCCTATCATCGCCAATCTCGCCAAGGAGATCGGGGTTCTCGCGGTGGGCGTGGTGACTAAACCCTTCCAGTTTGAAGGGAAGGTGCGCTTGGCGCAGGCAGAGCGGGGGCTCCAGGAGCTCAGGCAAAAAGTCGACACCCTCATTACCATACCCAATCAGCACCTCCTCGCCCTTGCCGAGGAGACGACGACCTTCCTCGAGGCCTTCAAGCTCGCCGACGATGTCCTCCGCCAGGCGGTCCAAGGGATTTCTGATCTGATCGTGGTCCCTGGGCTGATCAATGTGGACTTTGCCGATGTCCGGACCATCATGTCCGAGCGAGGGTTAGCCATGATGGGAACCGGATACGCCGTTGGAGAAGACTGTGCCGTCGAGGCGACCCAGCGGGCCATCAACAGCCCTCTCCTGGAAAATGTCTCCATCGCGGGGGCCCGGGGCGTCCTGCTCAACATCACCGGGGGGCCGGACCTCTGCATCCATGAGGTCGGGCAGGTGGGTCAGATGATCTATGAAGCCGCGGATCCCGATGCCCACATTATCTTCGGAGCGGTGATCGATGAGCGGATGAACCGCGAGGTGCGGGTGACAGTCATCGCCACTGGCTTTGATCAAGAGCATGCCCGGGTGGCCGAGGAGACCAAGATCGCCGATCTCAAGGCCTACGCCAACGCCAACAAGGTGGGAGAACGGCCCGCCTATTTGAGGCGCCGGGCGGGGAAGGGGGAGGGCATTCCGGCCCAGCTGACGCTGCAAGAGATGGAGGGAGACGAACTGGACATCCCGACCTT
- the ftsA gene encoding cell division protein FtsA, with product MGWQNNLIVGLDVGTTKICAVIAELAEDGTLDIIGIGTSPSKGLRKGVVINIDVTVDSIKRALEEAELMAGVDVFSVFVGIAGGHIKGINSRGVIAVSGKSREITQRDIDRVIDAAKAVALPVDREVIHVLPQEFIVDGQGGIKEPLGMTGVRLESEVHIVTGAVTSAQNIIKCCNRAGLEVQDIVLQQLASSLSTLTADEKDLGVILVDIGGGTSDIAVFADGSIYHTAVLSVGGDHVTNDIAIGLRAPVHEAEEIKKKYGCAFAALIDREEKIEVGGLGGRRPRIVSRHMLCEIIQPRLEEIFSLVDREVRRVGFEDATVAGMVVTGGSSILPGVPELAEEILKVPVRRGIPTGVTGLVDVVASPIYATAVGLVQYGAQHRHQRKFRRVTEGALFSRVTERMREWFGEFF from the coding sequence GTGGGATGGCAGAACAACCTGATCGTGGGATTAGATGTCGGCACCACCAAGATCTGTGCCGTCATCGCTGAGCTGGCGGAGGACGGGACGCTCGACATCATCGGCATCGGGACCAGTCCGTCCAAAGGTCTCCGAAAAGGGGTCGTGATAAACATTGATGTCACCGTGGACTCGATCAAGCGCGCCCTGGAAGAGGCCGAGCTGATGGCTGGGGTGGATGTCTTTTCGGTCTTCGTGGGGATTGCCGGCGGCCACATCAAGGGGATCAACAGCCGCGGGGTGATTGCAGTCTCGGGGAAAAGCCGTGAGATTACCCAGAGAGATATCGACCGAGTCATCGATGCCGCCAAGGCGGTGGCACTGCCGGTGGATCGCGAGGTGATCCATGTGCTGCCTCAGGAATTTATTGTGGACGGCCAGGGGGGGATTAAAGAGCCGCTGGGGATGACCGGGGTGCGACTGGAGTCAGAGGTGCATATTGTGACCGGTGCCGTCACCTCAGCGCAGAACATCATTAAATGTTGCAACCGGGCGGGGCTGGAAGTCCAAGATATCGTACTCCAGCAGCTGGCCTCGAGTCTCTCGACCCTCACCGCCGATGAGAAGGACCTTGGCGTGATTCTGGTGGATATTGGGGGTGGCACGTCGGACATTGCCGTCTTTGCAGATGGCAGTATCTACCATACCGCAGTCTTATCGGTTGGGGGAGATCACGTCACCAACGATATCGCCATCGGCCTGCGCGCGCCGGTCCACGAAGCGGAAGAGATCAAGAAGAAATATGGATGTGCATTCGCCGCACTGATCGACAGAGAGGAAAAGATCGAGGTGGGCGGTCTCGGTGGTCGGCGCCCCCGCATCGTGAGCCGGCACATGCTCTGTGAAATCATTCAGCCTCGCCTGGAAGAGATTTTCTCCCTCGTCGACCGGGAGGTCCGGCGGGTCGGCTTTGAAGACGCGACCGTCGCAGGGATGGTCGTCACGGGGGGTTCTTCTATCCTCCCGGGGGTCCCGGAGCTCGCCGAGGAAATTCTCAAGGTCCCGGTGAGGCGGGGAATTCCCACAGGGGTGACGGGTCTCGTCGACGTCGTGGCGAGCCCCATCTATGCGACAGCGGTGGGCCTTGTCCAGTACGGGGCCCAGCATAGACATCAGCGTAAGTTCAGACGCGTGACAGAGGGGGCATTGTTCAGTCGGGTGACAGAGCGGATGCGGGAGTGGTTCGGGGAATTCTTTTAG
- a CDS encoding FtsQ-type POTRA domain-containing protein: MRQKRKRNPWSILRRIAGVLVLGTLVVGGVWWVHPPLLELSHFEVNDIQVLGNSHVTPEEVRSQLRLQAPVNVFQLDLEELAGRIMAHPWIRNASIQRRLPLGLIVTVEERQPVGFLLAGKTCLLSADGLMLEEVKGRPPRILPRIRPVARVKCRVGQHLDDPHLLGGLELLGAIREAPVLRQLQVEQVAVEANGNYTLRLAKARPILRFGPADPLRQLTRLDIALRHRGQKLESFAYVDLRFPGWVILKPWRKEGERWDGRTT; encoded by the coding sequence GTGCGGCAGAAACGGAAAAGAAATCCCTGGAGCATACTGAGGCGGATCGCAGGGGTCCTGGTGCTGGGCACGCTTGTCGTGGGGGGTGTGTGGTGGGTTCACCCGCCGCTCCTTGAGCTCTCTCATTTTGAGGTGAACGATATCCAGGTGCTAGGGAATAGTCACGTGACACCAGAGGAAGTCCGTTCCCAACTTCGGCTCCAGGCGCCGGTCAACGTTTTCCAATTGGATTTGGAGGAGCTCGCCGGCAGGATCATGGCGCACCCGTGGATCCGGAATGCATCAATCCAGCGGCGGCTCCCCCTTGGCTTGATCGTTACCGTCGAGGAGCGACAGCCGGTGGGCTTTCTGCTCGCCGGGAAAACTTGTCTCTTGAGCGCTGACGGCCTCATGCTCGAGGAAGTGAAGGGGCGTCCCCCCCGAATCCTGCCTCGGATTCGGCCCGTGGCGCGGGTCAAGTGCCGGGTGGGGCAACATCTCGACGATCCGCACCTTTTGGGGGGACTTGAGCTGCTTGGGGCGATCCGCGAGGCACCAGTGCTACGACAGCTACAGGTAGAACAAGTCGCCGTGGAAGCAAATGGGAACTATACCCTGCGCCTGGCGAAGGCCCGACCGATCCTCCGGTTCGGGCCGGCAGATCCCCTCCGGCAGCTCACGCGTCTCGATATCGCCCTGCGCCATCGAGGCCAGAAGCTGGAGAGTTTTGCCTATGTGGATCTCAGATTTCCCGGGTGGGTGATTCTGAAGCCCTGGAGAAAGGAGGGTGAGAGGTGGGATGGCAGAACAACCTGA
- the murB gene encoding UDP-N-acetylmuramate dehydrogenase, with protein MEREKRGALEQQIRGRVRYGEPLDKHTAFGIGGPADIMVFPEGLEDVQATLTFCRSAQVPYLVLGGGSNLLVRDGGFRGVVLHMAGVFPQLACEEMRIRAGAGVRLSRLVAFCSRQGLAGMECLAGIPGTVGGAVKGNAGAAGGCIADHLAEVRLLLPEGDEHIFSRDQLEFSYRRSSLPAGCVVVEANFDLERGDPVEIRRRVSENLLERNRRQPVEWRSAGSIFKNPPGDYAGRLVEKVKLKGTRVGDACLSPKHGNFIINLGRATAVDVLALIRVVQRRVHEDTGVELELEVQAVGEE; from the coding sequence ATGGAGCGAGAAAAAAGGGGAGCGCTGGAGCAACAGATCAGGGGGCGTGTCCGTTACGGAGAGCCGCTTGATAAACATACCGCATTTGGGATTGGTGGGCCCGCGGACATCATGGTCTTTCCCGAAGGGCTGGAAGATGTGCAAGCTACCCTTACATTCTGTCGCTCGGCACAAGTTCCCTATCTCGTCCTGGGGGGAGGAAGCAATCTTTTGGTTCGAGACGGGGGATTCCGGGGAGTGGTGCTCCATATGGCTGGGGTCTTTCCCCAATTGGCGTGTGAAGAGATGCGAATCAGGGCCGGCGCAGGCGTCCGACTCAGTCGGCTGGTTGCCTTCTGTTCAAGGCAGGGGCTTGCCGGGATGGAGTGCCTCGCCGGCATCCCGGGGACTGTGGGTGGCGCAGTCAAAGGAAACGCCGGTGCCGCCGGGGGCTGCATTGCGGACCACCTTGCGGAGGTTCGGCTCCTCCTCCCAGAGGGAGACGAGCACATTTTCTCGCGAGACCAGCTGGAATTTTCATACCGACGCTCGTCTCTCCCAGCGGGATGCGTGGTTGTGGAAGCGAACTTCGATCTGGAGCGGGGTGATCCGGTCGAGATCAGGCGCCGCGTCTCGGAGAATCTCCTCGAGCGGAATCGTCGGCAGCCGGTCGAGTGGCGGTCGGCGGGGTCGATATTCAAGAATCCGCCTGGCGACTATGCGGGGCGGTTGGTGGAGAAGGTCAAGCTGAAGGGGACACGGGTCGGCGATGCGTGCCTCTCGCCGAAACATGGAAACTTCATCATCAATCTTGGCAGAGCCACGGCGGTGGACGTTTTGGCCCTCATCAGGGTGGTGCAACGACGGGTCCACGAGGACACAGGTGTGGAACTTGAGCTCGAAGTCCAAGCGGTAGGGGAAGAGTAA
- the murC gene encoding UDP-N-acetylmuramate--L-alanine ligase encodes MVKRYRHIHFVGIGGAGMSGIAEVLHNMDYLVTGSDAASSETTHHLEGLGIRVFIGHKSEHVQGADVVVRSSAVAPDNPEVITARQQLIPVIPRAEMLAELMRLKYGVAVAGTHGKTTTTSMVATVLAKGGLDPTIVIGGRLGSLGTNAKLGRGDFLVAEADESDGSFLKLSPTLAVVTTIDAEHLDYYRDLTHVQETFLQFINKVPFYGSAILCLDQENIQALLPRVEKRFITYGLRTQADITAREIILQGMGSEFVVVARQEVLGKFRLRVPGVHNVSNALAAVAVGLDLDLELDVIREGLEEFAGVDRRFQIKGEARGILVVDDYGHHPAEIHATLNAAKDGFGRRIVVVFQPHRYTRTKYLLQEFFTAFYQADLLVVTEVYAAGEPVIPGVSGKQIADGALGHGHRNVTFIPDMGEVAEFLLPALQAGDMVITLGAGDIWRVGEELLHRLKESS; translated from the coding sequence ATGGTGAAGCGATATCGCCATATCCATTTCGTGGGAATCGGCGGAGCCGGGATGAGCGGGATCGCCGAGGTCCTCCATAACATGGACTATCTTGTCACCGGGTCCGACGCCGCGTCGTCGGAAACGACACATCATCTTGAGGGATTGGGGATTCGCGTCTTCATTGGTCATAAGTCGGAGCACGTACAGGGAGCGGATGTGGTCGTCCGCTCCTCGGCGGTGGCACCGGATAATCCCGAGGTGATCACAGCCCGGCAGCAACTGATTCCAGTGATCCCCCGGGCGGAGATGTTGGCGGAGCTGATGCGGCTGAAGTACGGAGTGGCGGTAGCCGGGACCCACGGTAAGACCACGACGACGTCCATGGTGGCCACCGTGCTGGCCAAGGGGGGCCTGGACCCCACCATCGTTATCGGCGGTCGATTGGGAAGTTTAGGGACCAATGCGAAGCTGGGGCGGGGAGACTTCCTGGTGGCAGAGGCAGATGAGAGCGACGGTTCGTTTCTCAAGCTTTCTCCCACCCTGGCTGTGGTGACAACCATTGATGCCGAGCATTTGGATTACTACAGGGACCTGACACATGTTCAAGAGACCTTTCTTCAGTTCATCAATAAGGTCCCCTTTTACGGGTCCGCGATCCTGTGCCTCGACCAAGAGAATATCCAAGCCCTCCTCCCTCGTGTGGAAAAGCGTTTTATCACCTATGGGTTGAGGACCCAGGCCGACATCACCGCGCGGGAGATCATCCTGCAGGGGATGGGATCGGAGTTTGTCGTGGTGGCGCGCCAGGAAGTCTTGGGCAAGTTTCGACTCAGGGTCCCAGGAGTCCACAATGTGAGCAACGCGTTGGCCGCCGTCGCGGTGGGTCTCGATTTGGACCTCGAGCTTGATGTGATCCGGGAAGGGCTGGAGGAGTTCGCCGGCGTCGATCGTCGGTTCCAAATAAAAGGAGAGGCCCGCGGGATTCTCGTCGTCGATGACTACGGCCACCACCCGGCCGAGATCCATGCCACGCTCAATGCCGCCAAGGATGGCTTTGGCCGGCGGATCGTCGTGGTCTTTCAACCCCACCGGTACACAAGGACCAAATATCTGCTCCAGGAGTTCTTTACCGCCTTCTACCAGGCTGACCTCCTCGTAGTGACGGAGGTGTACGCGGCCGGAGAACCCGTGATCCCAGGGGTGAGTGGCAAGCAGATTGCCGACGGTGCCCTGGGACACGGGCATCGGAATGTCACATTTATACCGGACATGGGGGAGGTTGCAGAGTTCCTGCTCCCCGCCCTCCAGGCCGGGGACATGGTGATCACGCTGGGGGCCGGAGACATCTGGCGTGTGGGCGAAGAGCTCCTCCACCGCCTAAAGGAGAGTTCATAG